A DNA window from Gigantopelta aegis isolate Gae_Host chromosome 4, Gae_host_genome, whole genome shotgun sequence contains the following coding sequences:
- the LOC121369919 gene encoding dynein light chain Tctex-type 5-like, whose product MAAKSPRRKPALTTTFEDSGMSNSRKLNSSISDGSESQRSRTPNCSCQLENTYRLQPEGQGRFQRETVRTLMLQTLEGKLKDVEYDSSTCGDLSTTLTNEIMFQIKQCHWERYKLVVQLFVGQDEKQGIQVASRCVWNADVDTSACVTYKNSSLFAVASCYAVYFE is encoded by the coding sequence atggCTGCCAAAAGTCCAAGACGCAAACCTGCTCTCACCACAACATTTGAGGACTCTGGAATGAGCAATTCCAGGAAACTCAATTCCAGTATTTCAGACGGTTCGGAGAGTCAGCGATCCAGGACTCCCAACTGCAGCTGCCAGCTGGAAAACACATACAGACTTCAGCCAGAGGGCCAGGGGAGGTTCCAGCGCGAGACTGTCCGTACATTGATGCTGCAGACACTGGAGGGTAAACTGAAGGACGTGGAGTACGACTCGTCCACGTGTGGGGACCTGTCGACGACGCTCACCAACGAGATCATGTTCCAGATAAAGCAGTGCCATTGGGAGAGGTACAAGCTGGTGGTGCAGCTCTTCGTGGGGCAGGACGAGAAGCAAGGCATCCAGGTGGCCAGCCGGTGTGTCTGGAACGCGGACGTAGACACGAGTGCGTGCGTTACCTACAAAAACTCGTCTCTCTTTGCCGTGGCGTCATGCTACGCCGTGTATTTCGAATGA